In bacterium, the genomic stretch CGACCCGCTGAAGGGCCTCCCGGCTTTTCTGCAGCACGCTGTCGGTCTTGCGCATCAGCTGGGCCACATCCTGCTGTTCCTCGCTCAGGGAGTGGACTATGTCGCGGATGAAATAACCGGCCGAGCGGATGTTGGAGACGATCTGGTCGCGGCGCATGATCGGCACGCGCCTCTCGTAGCCCTCCTCGCGCAGGCGCGCGAAGAAATGGGTGATGTTCTCCAGGGACTCGTTCAGGTGCACCACGCTGCGCCGGCTGACCTTGCGCGCCTCCGAGGGCGCGGCGTCCGGGTCGAAATCGCTGTCGATCATCAGGTGACGGTATTTCTCGTCGAAAGCGCGCTCCTCCTCGGTCCGCACGCGCTCGGCCTGGGCCTCGCGGTCCTCCTCCTCCTCGCCGCTGTCGCCGGCCTCCTGGAGCAGCACCTGCAACTCGAACCCGATCTTGGGGAACAGCTCCTTGACTCCCTCCTCCAGCAGAAGGGCGTAGTTGCCGCCGCCCTCCTCGCCCACCGACCCCGTCTCGCCGCTGGCGCTCAGCCCGCTGGTGTACTGCGACTCCAGACGGCGCTTGTCCAGCTCGCCCACCTGGAACAGCTCGGTGGCCTCCAGTATCCGCTGGAGGATGTATTTCTCCAGCTCGGCCACCCGTTCCATGAACCGGGCGGTGTGCTCGTGGATGGTCTTGTGCTCCTTCTCCTTCTCACCCTCCATCAGGTTGAACATGATCGGGCTGACAAGAAGGGCCATCCCGCCGAAACAGAACTTGATCAGCGGATAGGTGCGCGCAACCCAGGAATACTGCTTGACCTTGACATGGTGGTCCTTATCGCGCTCGTAGGCCGGGTTGCAGTCGGCGCAGCGGGCCTCGAAATCGGGCTTGTCGAAGCTGAGGATAAGGTTCTCGAACTCCTTGTTGATGTAGCGCGCCGCCTCGATGTAAGTCAGGCCCTTGTTGGACAGGGTGCGCTGGGTCACGTCCAGGCTCTCGCCGGTGGAGCCGCGCGCGCTGATCTCCACCTCCGATTCGCCCGCCCGCTGGATCGTGATCTGCCCGGCGGCGAGCTGGGTCAGGAACTGGACCACGTCGATGGGGCTGATGAAAGCGGCGAGCTTCTCGCGCTCTTTGTTGTCGGTCAGGTTGCTCAGGCCGTGGGCCACCCGGAAAGCCTGGAGCTGCTGGAACAGGTTGATCGAGCCCTCGCTCAGCGCCTGGCGCAGGAAAGCCAGGTGGCCGGAGATCTGAGTGTCGAACGACAACTCACGCATGAACTTGTTCAGGCTGTCCATCTTCACCTGGGAGCGTATCTCCTGGGCGATGATCTCCATGTTGCTGCGGCTGACCTCGGTGCGGATGCCGGGGCGCAGGAATTTCTTGAGCAGTGTGTTGCCCTCCTCCACGCTCTTGCGCTCGGCCAGCATGCGGTTGAGCTGGTAGATCTGGCGGATGAGCTGGAAGAGCTTTTCCCGGCGGCGGTCCACGCTGATCGAGCCGGTGTCTTTCTCCTCCATCGGACCGGCGGCAGCCTGCTCGACATATTTCTGCTCCAGCTCCTGCGGCGATAGCCCCAGGGTCTGGATGGATTCGCGTACTTCCTGGCTCCCCCGGGGGTTCCAGGGGGCGTGACGGTTGATCATGCGGCTGAGCATGAAAAACACCAGGTTGTCCGGCTCGTTGAAACTGCGGCTGGCCCACTGGTTGCGGTACCAGTTCAGGCTGGCCAGAAAGATCAGTTTCTCGATGAGCGTCAGATCCTCCATCTCCTCGGCCAGGTCGAGGGACTCCAGCTTGAGCTGAGCGATGAACGCGTCCTCGATGAACCCCTTGCCGGTGAGGATCGAGTTGGCATAGCCCATTTTCTGTTCGAGGGAGTGGAAGAAGTCGCGCACCGTGCGGGCGGCCTCTTGTTTCAGCTCGTCGTCCATCGGCTGGCTGATCAGGCTTTCGAGCTGCTTGCAGGTGATACGCACCTGCTCGATCACCTTGAGTTCCTCGCGGTAGCGCACCAGGCGATCCTTCTCCTCCTCGGCCGCCTTGCGGGCGCTGGGGATGCGGCGGCGGATCTCGTACTGCTTCTCATCCCCGTTGAGCTGCACCCGCAGGCGCTGGCTGATCACCGTGAAGTCGCGTTCCTCGCTCTGGCCGTGGCGCAGACGGAGCAGGCCGTTCTCGGCCAGCGACTCCATCAGGCGGTCCATCTGCTTGATTTTCTCATCGCGGCGCGCCAGGTGCGGGTTCTGCTTGAGCCGCACCAGGGCCTGGGTGATCAGGGTGAGGGGCTCTTTCTTTTCGGTGGTGTAGAAACTGCCGAAGACTTTTTCGAGGAAGGTCCTGACGCGGGTGAATATCAGGCGCTTGTCCTGGAGGGCCACGATCTCGTACTTGCGGGTGCGCTCGATCAGGTCATCCAGAAGGTCATCACCGGCGAGCTCGCGCTCGTCCATTATTTTCGCTATTTCGAGGCCCATCTCTCTCCAACGGGCGTTAAGCCCGAAACACCCCGGGTGCTTTCGTGCTGCCGCCGGGGTGTCTGAGGTTCATATTGTCAGGCAAATGAATGCAGCACCGCCGCTCAAGCCCCGGAGACTATCTCCCCGCGGATTTCACGCAGAGTCTGGTTCTCCGCCTGCTCGTTGATCACGCGGGTGAACTTGCCGATCGTCACTTTCACTCCGGGGAACAGGGTGCGGTGCACTTTGACATGCGCCTCCTTGTGGCGGGCGATGTCCTGCTGAATACGGTGCGCCTCCTGCTCCAGCTCCGACTGGTACTTAGGATAATATCGGCTGGTTTCCTGCAACCTTTCGAACAGGGTCTGGTGCTCGGCGCTCAGTTGGCCTTTCATCTTGGTCTTGAGGACCGAGAAATTGTAGAGCGCCTTTTTCACCTTGTCCTGGTTCTCTTTCACCGTCTTCAGCTCGTCGTCGATCTCCTTCAGACGGTCGAGGAGCTTGAAATCGACTCCCACGGTCACTTCCGTGGCGGTATAGCTGGTGCTGCCCAGGACCGTGGTGTCGATATTGCACTCGGCCTCGATCCGGCCACCCATGATCACGCCCTTGCGGCTGTTGGCGATGACATTTCCGCAGACCCGCACCATGCTGTGCATCAGCTCGCCGCCCACATTCAGGTTGCCGCCGCAGACCACGTTCTGCCCGTGGACATACTTGACCGTCAGGTCGCCGGTGGTTTTGATCAGGCCCTTGCCCCGGCCGATGAAGCCTTTCTTGACCAGGGCGCTGCCCTCGACATCCACCTCCGAGTCCTCCACGCAGCCGCCCACCTCCAGATCACCCACCACGTGCACCTTGAACCCGGCCTTGATATCTCCGCCGATAGCCAGGGAGCCGACAAAATCCACGTTGCCTGTGTTGAAATCCACGTCCCCCTTGATGATCAGGCGGGGCTGGACCTCCACCAGGTTGGTCTTGTTGAGCGAGACACAGCCGTTTTCAGCCGCGATCAGCAGGTTGGGGTCTTCGGGGGAGATTTCGGTCTGCGGGCCCTGGGGCAGCAGCCTTTCCCGTCCGCTTTTCGCCTCGACCCGGGCCCCGGTGACAGTCTCCCCCGCCACACCCTCGGTGGCGGGATGCAGGAGGCAGAGCTGGTCGCCCTTGCTGATCGAGGTGAAAATGGAGACATCGTGGTAGTCTATCCGCCCGTCCGTGTCTTCCTTGGGCTGGAACTCGCGCTTGTAGTCGAAGAAATACTCTATCCAGGCATCCTGGCCGTTCCGGGGCGGTGTGCTCTCGGCGACCAGGACCTCCTGGTCGAAACGGCCCTCGTCGAACAACTGCTTGAGCCTGTCCTGGCGCAGCCCGCGCACCACTCCGGCCTTGCGCAGGGCTGTCATGGCGTCGCCGATGGTCAGCGGCGACTCCATCTTGCCCTCGGGGGTCAGGAACGGAACGTTGATATAACACTCGGTGTCACTATTTCTGTAGCCAATTTTTATCTTTTTCCATTCATCAGCCACGGCTCGCCTCTGTCACAGCGTTGTGTTTATAATTATCGATCTGTTTAATAATCCGTGTCTGGCAAAAACGTGCTGCAACTATCCACGAAAATCACGCATTAAGGCATCCCGGCCAACACCGGGTCTATTATTTTACAGGCTAACTCGATTAATTGCAACAAATAATTACCGTTCAAAACTCCTGCGCGCGCCCGCCGGCCTCCTTCCCATTGACAGGCGCGCCGGGAATCTCTTATTTTGAATCCGGATCGGTTTGCCTTGCCCGCGCTGCCCGGGCGTGAATCATCAGGGCCAGCCAGAGCAGGGACGCCACCCAGAACACGCTGCGCAGGGTCAGGCGGGCGACCACAGACAGGGCCGCGCCCAGCCAGGATTCGAGCAACACATCCGCCAGGCCGGAGCCGATCACCAGCAGCACCAGCAGGTTACGTACACGGTTCAACCATTTGAGCATATCAATCTCCCCGGAACAGTCCCCGGCTCCCCCGAACTCCACCGCGCAGTGCGGAGGCCCTCCCGGTGCAGCGGGACCGGGACAGCCGGCTCAACCCGAGCATGGAGCAACCAAAGATGCGCATTCTGGTCACCGGCGGGGCCGGGTTCCTCGGTTCTCACCTCTGCGACTACCTGGTCGAAAAAAATCACGATGTAATCTGCATCGACAACCTGATTACAGGCAACATTGAAAACATCAGCCACCTGATGGGCCACGAGCGGTTCCGGTTCATCCGCTACGATGTCACCGAGTACATGTTCATCCCCGGGCGGCTGGACGCGATCCTGCATTTCGCCTCGCCCGCCTCGCCGGTGGACTACCTCGAATACCCGATCCAGACCCTCAAGGTGGGCAGCCTGGGCACGCACAAGGCCTTGGGCCTGGCCCGCGAGAAAGGCGCCCGCTTTTTGCTCGCCTCCACCAGCGAGGTCTACGGCGACCCGCTGGTCCACCCGCAGACCGAGGACTACTGGGGTAACGTGAACCCGATCGGCCCGCGCGGGGTGTACGACGAGGCCAAGCGTTTCGCCGAGGCGATCAGCATGGCCTACCAGCGCACCCACGGGGTCGAGGTGCGGATCGTACGAATTTTCAACACCTATGGTCCGCGCATGCGCATGAACGACGGCCGGGTGGTGCCCAATTTCATCAAGCAAGCCCTCTGCGGCGAGCCGATCACCGTGTTCGGCGACGGCAGCCAGACCCGCTCGTTCTGCTACTGGTCCGACCTGGTCGAGGGCCTCTACCGCCTGCTGCTCTCGGAGGCGGACGGCCCGGTCAATATCGGCAACCCCACCGAGCACTCCATCCTGCAGTTCGCCGAGCGGATTATCGAGTTGACCGGCAGCAGCAGCCAGATCATCCACAAGCGCCTGCCCGAGGATGACCCCAAGGTGCGCCGTCCCGACATCACCCGCGCCCGCAAGCTCCTGGGCTGGGAGCCGAAGGTCGACCTGGACGAGGGGCTGCGGCGCACAATCGACTATTTCCGCGGCAAGGTCTGACCGCGGGGAGGCCTGTCCCGGGAAATTTACCCGCGGAGCGGTACGCTTGTCCAGTTCCACGGTCAACCGGTTCCGGATTTCATCGGTTTTCATCTACAGAGCGGTTCGTTTCGGCGTTGGTTCAGTCCGAGGGAGTGCAAAAAATGCTTATCTCAAAGCTCGAAGTGTTCCACCTGCGCCTTCCCCTGCTCCATCATTTCGAGATCAGCAGCGGGCGCCTGACCCACATAGATTCGATCCTGGTGCGCCTGCGCGGAGAGGGCGACGAGGGCTGGGGCGAGGCCCCGCCCTGGAACACACCTATCTACGGCCATGAGACCGCCGAGACCGCGTTCCATATGGTGCGTGACATTTTCGCCCCCGAGGTGGTGGGGCGGCGCTTCGACACGCCCGGGAGTATCAACGCGGTGCTGGGCCAGTTCCGGGGCAACGGGTTCGCCAAGGCGGCCCTGGAGACCGCCTGGTGGGTGCTGGAGGCCCGCCTCAAGGGCAAGCCCCTGCACGAAACCCTCGGCGGAGATAAAAACAAGATTGTCGGCTGCGGCAACAGCCTGGGGATAGAGGACACCCCGGAGCAACTGCTGGATGCCGTGCAGGCCTCGCTGGATATGGGGTTCCAGCGGATCAAGATCAAGGTGAAACACGGCTGGGACCTCAAGATTCTGGACAAGGTGCGCGGCCGGTTCCCGGCCATCGCCCTGCAGGTGGATGCCAACAGCGCCTATTCGCTGGAGGATATCGACACCCTGCGGCATTTCGATGACTACGGCCTGGTGCAGATCGAGCAGCCGTTGGCCTATGACGACCTGATCGACCACGCCACGCTTCAGGCCGAGCTCAAGACCCCAATCTGTCTGGACGAGTCGATCAAGTCGGCCGAGGACGCGCGCAAGGCGGCGCAGATCAAGGCCTGCAGAATAATCAACATCAAGATTTCGCGGGTGGGCGGCCTCTACGAGGCGATCAAGATTCACGATGTCTGCGCCTCCAGCGGCATCCCCTGCTGGGTCGGAGGGATGCTGGAGAGCGCTATCGGCGAGTCGATCTGCATCGAGTTCGCCTCCCTGCCCAATATCAAGCTGCCCAGCGATATAATGCCGAGTTGCCGTTTCTACCGGCCCGACATCACCGAGCCGGAGAACGTGATGTCGCGCCAGGGCACCTACCAGCTTTCACAGCAGCCTGGGATCGGGCACAACCCGGTCTGGGAGCGGGTCGAATCCTTCACGGTCAAGCGCTGGGAATCGAGCTGAGCGGCTTGTCCGAATCAGTTTCGTACCAAAGAAGGGGCACGGCGCGCGCCGTGCCCCTGAAGATACAACTGGATCGCCAAAGCCAAGAACCCCCGCCGCTGGGCCGCCACCGGAACAGCGAAACGGGATTTCCCCCGCGGCGTGCCCGTCTGGGCTGTCGAGCGTTTCTGTCGTCAGGTGGTCAACTTCTAGGAGGGCGGCCGACTCGCCGATGTCTCCGGCATCCTCTGGGACTTCATCCAGGAGGGGAAGTGATGTGGTACTTCTGGGAAAAGTGGAAACTTAAGCGGTCGCTTGCTCGTGCAGAAAAGTATGGTCGAAGAATAAAAAAAATAAATAGCACAATGCCCCCCAATAAACGCATCTGTTGTGGCTGTGAATCAGAAGTAACATTAAGCAAACAGGGATCATTTATTTGTCCATACTGTGGAGAGTTAAATCTTTATGACTTCAACTATAATTGCCGCATCCCAAGAGCACGAAAAAGTTTATTTACTCGTGTGCGCCATTTCTTTGGTTATTTGATTGCATCTGTCGGCTGGGTAAACCTTATAGGTAGCACCCAGTAGTGTCCGGTTAAGGTAGAAAAAAAGCGGGCTAACCCTATTTCTTATTAGATTTGAAGCGCCAACCGCAAATCTGAATAAGAAAACAGGAGGTTAGCCCGATGACAAGGAATACAGTATTCGGTCAGGTTATGCAACTTATTTCTCGTCCGGGATTCAAGAACAGTGTTGAGAAGTATTCTGGAGACAAGCGTACGCGCTGTTTCAGTTGTTGGCAGCAGCTCACGGTGCTTTTGTATTCGCAGGCCAGGGGACTGAAGAGCTTGCGCGATATAGCGGTAAGCCTGCGCAGCCAGCAGCGGAAGTGGTATCACCTGGGTCTGGAGAGTGTCTCGCGCAGCACTCTTGCCGATGCGAACAACAAGCGCAGCTCGGATATATACAAGGCTGTGTTTTACGATGTTCTGGGCAAATGCCAGAGCCTGGCTCCAGGCCATAAGTTCAGGTTCAAGAACCCGCTTTACAGCATGGATTCCACGCTGGTAAAGCTTTGTTTGACGGTGTTCCCCTGGGCGGACTACCAGAAGCGCAAGGGGGCAATGAAGATACATACTCTTCTTGACCACAACGGCTGTCTGCCCTCGTTCATCACGCTGACCACGGCCAGATGCAACGATGTAAGAGTGGTAAACGATGAGAGTTATAATTTTCCGGTCCTTCCACCGGACAGCATAATCACGGTAGACCGCGGCTATTACGACTTTAAGTGGTTACATTCTCTACAGTTAAACCGCGTATTTTTTATCACCAGGGCCAAGACGAACCTTGGATACGAAGTAGCCGGACAGCAGGAAGTGCCCAAAAACAAGGGCATCCTCTCCGATCAGATTATACGGTTCACCGGCTACCGCCAGCAAAGGGCATATCCTGAGACCTTGAGGCGGATCACTTTTTATGACAAAAAAAGAAATGTAGAACTGGTTTTTATCACCAACAACTTCAAACTGGCGGCTTCCACGATTGCCGAGCTGTATAAACACCGCTGGCAGATAGAGTTATTCTTCAAATGGATCAAGCAGAACCTCAAAATTAAAACGTTCCTCGGCGCCAGCGAAAACGCCGTGATGACTCAAATCTGGGCCGCGATGATTTACTATCTTCTGCTCACGTTTATCAAGTTCCAGACCCGCTATGCCTACTCCTTGCATGAACTGACAAAGGTCATCGGCGAGCTGTTGATGGAACATGTTGATATTATTGAAGTTCTAAGAATCAAGTTCGACAAGCTCAAATTACTTAAACCAAATCAACCTCAATTGGCTCTATCCCTTAAATTTTAACCGGAC encodes the following:
- a CDS encoding SDR family oxidoreductase, with the protein product MRILVTGGAGFLGSHLCDYLVEKNHDVICIDNLITGNIENISHLMGHERFRFIRYDVTEYMFIPGRLDAILHFASPASPVDYLEYPIQTLKVGSLGTHKALGLAREKGARFLLASTSEVYGDPLVHPQTEDYWGNVNPIGPRGVYDEAKRFAEAISMAYQRTHGVEVRIVRIFNTYGPRMRMNDGRVVPNFIKQALCGEPITVFGDGSQTRSFCYWSDLVEGLYRLLLSEADGPVNIGNPTEHSILQFAERIIELTGSSSQIIHKRLPEDDPKVRRPDITRARKLLGWEPKVDLDEGLRRTIDYFRGKV
- a CDS encoding FapA family protein, giving the protein MADEWKKIKIGYRNSDTECYINVPFLTPEGKMESPLTIGDAMTALRKAGVVRGLRQDRLKQLFDEGRFDQEVLVAESTPPRNGQDAWIEYFFDYKREFQPKEDTDGRIDYHDVSIFTSISKGDQLCLLHPATEGVAGETVTGARVEAKSGRERLLPQGPQTEISPEDPNLLIAAENGCVSLNKTNLVEVQPRLIIKGDVDFNTGNVDFVGSLAIGGDIKAGFKVHVVGDLEVGGCVEDSEVDVEGSALVKKGFIGRGKGLIKTTGDLTVKYVHGQNVVCGGNLNVGGELMHSMVRVCGNVIANSRKGVIMGGRIEAECNIDTTVLGSTSYTATEVTVGVDFKLLDRLKEIDDELKTVKENQDKVKKALYNFSVLKTKMKGQLSAEHQTLFERLQETSRYYPKYQSELEQEAHRIQQDIARHKEAHVKVHRTLFPGVKVTIGKFTRVINEQAENQTLREIRGEIVSGA
- the menC gene encoding o-succinylbenzoate synthase → MLISKLEVFHLRLPLLHHFEISSGRLTHIDSILVRLRGEGDEGWGEAPPWNTPIYGHETAETAFHMVRDIFAPEVVGRRFDTPGSINAVLGQFRGNGFAKAALETAWWVLEARLKGKPLHETLGGDKNKIVGCGNSLGIEDTPEQLLDAVQASLDMGFQRIKIKVKHGWDLKILDKVRGRFPAIALQVDANSAYSLEDIDTLRHFDDYGLVQIEQPLAYDDLIDHATLQAELKTPICLDESIKSAEDARKAAQIKACRIINIKISRVGGLYEAIKIHDVCASSGIPCWVGGMLESAIGESICIEFASLPNIKLPSDIMPSCRFYRPDITEPENVMSRQGTYQLSQQPGIGHNPVWERVESFTVKRWESS
- a CDS encoding IS4 family transposase, which codes for MTRNTVFGQVMQLISRPGFKNSVEKYSGDKRTRCFSCWQQLTVLLYSQARGLKSLRDIAVSLRSQQRKWYHLGLESVSRSTLADANNKRSSDIYKAVFYDVLGKCQSLAPGHKFRFKNPLYSMDSTLVKLCLTVFPWADYQKRKGAMKIHTLLDHNGCLPSFITLTTARCNDVRVVNDESYNFPVLPPDSIITVDRGYYDFKWLHSLQLNRVFFITRAKTNLGYEVAGQQEVPKNKGILSDQIIRFTGYRQQRAYPETLRRITFYDKKRNVELVFITNNFKLAASTIAELYKHRWQIELFFKWIKQNLKIKTFLGASENAVMTQIWAAMIYYLLLTFIKFQTRYAYSLHELTKVIGELLMEHVDIIEVLRIKFDKLKLLKPNQPQLALSLKF